One Malania oleifera isolate guangnan ecotype guangnan chromosome 10, ASM2987363v1, whole genome shotgun sequence genomic region harbors:
- the LOC131165874 gene encoding non-specific lipid-transfer protein 8-like — protein MRSIPAVVVVAAALAMAATLLLSSEAAISCSDVVKDLRPCVNYLQNGSGKPPPACCAGASTLASAASSSENKKAACSCIKSAAQQISIKTDLAKALPGNCGISLPFTVSPNVDCSKVG, from the exons ATGAGGAGTATACCTGCAGTGGTGGTTGTGGCCGCGGCACTGGCTATGGCGGCGACGCTGCTTCTGTCGTCGGAGGCGGCGATTTCGTGCAGCGACGTCGTAAAGGACCTGAGGCCGTGCGTCAACTATCTCCAGAATGGGTCAGGGAAGCCGCCGCCCGCGTGCTGCGCGGGCGCCTCCACACTGGCGTCAGCGGCGTCGAGCTCGGAGAACAAGAAGGCAGCGTGCAGCTGCATCAAATCCGCAGCGCAACAAATCAGCATAAAAACCGACTTGGCGAAGGCCCTGCCTGGAAATTGCGGAATCAGCTTGCCTTTCACCGTTTCACCCAACGTGGATTGCTCCAA GGTTGGTTGA